One Methanohalophilus mahii DSM 5219 genomic window carries:
- a CDS encoding TRM11 family SAM-dependent methyltransferase, which yields MRYAFELSGDHEAIAADEALACLATEGLKPLYTQHYDHCLVVELEEPDAESRLEKIAGKLAMCHHILRVAFICNNEPETIISSAENCDIKPHISAGQTFVVRARKVNHHTSVEGAYLEQRVGGTVFRKGYRANLNQPDVTLRLILTEKCVCGSVIASIDRKAFHARAPHKKPFFYPGVLMPITARALVNLAGVNKDTRLLDTFCGTAGILVEAAMLGSRVIGLEARNEIIQGAKLNLEYFGGDYNLLQGDACKLPLKKGCIDSVITDPPYGRSAMIKAESIRHLYEESFGEMYRVLKPGSKAVIVSEMEINKIALDAGFTILKQYSQRIHRSLTRNITILQKNNQ from the coding sequence ATGCGCTACGCTTTTGAACTTTCCGGAGACCATGAAGCAATTGCTGCAGACGAGGCTCTGGCCTGTCTGGCTACCGAAGGTCTCAAGCCACTATACACGCAGCATTATGACCATTGCCTTGTGGTGGAACTTGAAGAGCCGGATGCCGAAAGTAGATTGGAAAAAATTGCCGGAAAACTGGCCATGTGCCATCATATCCTGCGGGTTGCTTTCATCTGTAACAATGAACCCGAAACCATTATTTCAAGTGCAGAAAACTGCGACATAAAACCTCATATTTCTGCAGGCCAGACCTTTGTAGTACGAGCTCGTAAAGTCAACCACCATACCAGCGTGGAAGGGGCCTATCTGGAACAGAGAGTAGGAGGAACTGTTTTCAGGAAGGGATACAGGGCCAATCTCAACCAACCCGATGTTACCCTGCGGCTTATACTGACCGAAAAATGCGTATGTGGCTCTGTCATTGCATCCATAGATCGCAAGGCCTTCCATGCACGTGCACCCCACAAGAAACCCTTTTTCTATCCAGGAGTACTCATGCCCATTACAGCCCGGGCTCTGGTAAATCTTGCAGGAGTAAACAAGGATACCAGACTGCTGGATACGTTCTGCGGTACTGCCGGCATACTTGTGGAAGCGGCCATGCTGGGTTCAAGAGTAATCGGCCTGGAAGCACGCAATGAGATCATACAGGGAGCAAAATTGAATCTGGAATATTTCGGCGGGGATTATAACCTGCTGCAGGGCGACGCCTGCAAACTGCCCCTCAAAAAAGGCTGTATTGATTCAGTGATCACCGATCCTCCTTATGGCAGATCCGCCATGATCAAGGCAGAATCCATCCGGCATTTATACGAAGAATCCTTCGGAGAAATGTACAGGGTTCTCAAACCCGGCAGTAAAGCAGTGATAGTGTCGGAGATGGAAATTAACAAAATCGCGCTTGATGCGGGATTTACCATATTGAAACAGTACAGCCAGAGAATACACAGAAGCCTGACCCGCAATATTACAATTTTGCAAAAAAATAATCAGTAA
- the map gene encoding type II methionyl aminopeptidase, protein MQDKFQEVEDILDKYLTAGKILSQVRGEAADKIRVGAKLLDVAEFVEQRTMELGGKPAFPCNLSRNDEAAHATPTAGDTTVFGKDIVKLDMGVHVDGYIADAALTVDLSGNKDLVDASRQALEAAIDTVKGGVNTAEIGAVIEDTIRDKGFKPVANLTGHGLARYQAHTPPSIPNRHIGEGMELQAGDIIAIEPFATDGAGKISDGSFTEIYQFIQKKPIRMPAARKLLKELKEYSTLPFAKRWLTSPKIDLALMQLEKAEIITSFPVLKEVGGGMVSQAEHTLIVTEDGCEITTR, encoded by the coding sequence ATGCAGGATAAATTTCAGGAAGTTGAGGATATTCTCGATAAATATCTAACCGCCGGTAAGATTTTGTCACAGGTACGTGGAGAAGCCGCGGATAAGATCAGGGTAGGAGCAAAGCTGCTGGATGTAGCCGAGTTTGTGGAACAACGTACAATGGAACTTGGAGGTAAACCCGCTTTCCCCTGCAATCTTTCACGTAATGACGAAGCCGCCCATGCAACCCCGACGGCAGGAGACACAACCGTTTTTGGAAAGGACATAGTCAAACTGGATATGGGAGTACATGTGGATGGCTATATTGCCGATGCCGCCCTGACCGTTGACCTTTCAGGAAATAAGGATCTGGTAGATGCTTCCAGACAGGCACTGGAGGCAGCCATAGATACTGTAAAGGGGGGTGTGAATACTGCAGAGATCGGAGCGGTTATCGAGGATACAATCCGTGACAAGGGATTCAAACCTGTTGCAAACCTCACCGGCCACGGCCTTGCACGTTATCAGGCACATACCCCGCCAAGTATTCCCAACCGTCATATCGGAGAGGGAATGGAACTTCAGGCAGGAGACATCATAGCCATCGAGCCTTTTGCCACAGACGGTGCGGGCAAGATCTCAGATGGCAGTTTCACGGAAATTTACCAGTTCATACAGAAAAAGCCGATACGTATGCCTGCAGCCCGCAAACTTCTCAAGGAACTGAAAGAATACAGCACCCTTCCCTTTGCCAAAAGATGGCTGACCTCTCCCAAAATAGACCTTGCCCTGATGCAACTTGAAAAGGCTGAAATAATTACTTCCTTCCCTGTACTGAAAGAAGTGGGTGGAGGAATGGTATCCCAGGCAGAGCACACTTTGATTGTAACCGAAGACGGGTGCGAGATCACTACTCGTTGA
- the dnaG gene encoding DNA primase DnaG — translation MQSTDTTKYIIHSKINADGVIERPDIVGAIFGQTEGLLGSDLDLRDLQKTGRIGRIEVIVSTKGGKTKGNIHIPSSLDRIETSILAASLETIDRVGPCSANIEVSNIEDVRATKRKHIVERAKFILTGMFDANLPESQEIADEVRQSVRVEEMQFFGKNKNIPCGPNVLDSDAIVVVEGRADVLNLLRYGIKNAICVGGTNVPPEVAELTRKKTVTAFTDGDRGGKLIIKELLQVADIDYVARAPDGKTVEDLVQREIIRALRQKVPVEQAMEAYSIDKPAEKTTTPSSSGPKKGGRIARVPKREKRVKPDRARNPAAKMKKIAEPPIKKEKPKPSSTKPATSQHPVLKRLSSHSESLAGTLGARLLDQDDKVVNETPVRDLVNTLKNSEDNVKSVVFDGVVTQRILDIASNKGIDTLIGVKKGNITKSPANVKVYTSA, via the coding sequence ATGCAAAGTACTGATACAACAAAATATATCATTCATTCAAAAATCAATGCTGACGGGGTGATAGAACGCCCTGATATAGTAGGAGCTATCTTCGGACAGACCGAAGGTTTGCTGGGGTCAGATCTTGATCTGCGTGATCTCCAGAAGACCGGCAGGATCGGCAGGATCGAGGTCATTGTAAGCACCAAGGGTGGAAAGACCAAGGGCAACATACACATTCCTTCCAGTCTGGACAGGATCGAGACATCAATCCTCGCAGCGTCCCTGGAGACCATTGACAGGGTAGGTCCCTGTTCTGCGAATATTGAGGTTAGCAATATAGAGGATGTTCGTGCGACCAAACGCAAACACATAGTTGAAAGGGCCAAGTTCATTCTCACAGGTATGTTCGATGCCAACCTGCCCGAATCCCAGGAAATCGCTGACGAAGTACGTCAATCCGTGCGTGTCGAAGAGATGCAGTTCTTTGGCAAGAATAAGAATATCCCCTGCGGTCCCAATGTTCTTGATTCTGATGCCATTGTAGTGGTAGAAGGACGTGCCGATGTCCTGAACCTGCTGCGTTATGGTATTAAGAATGCTATCTGTGTGGGTGGTACCAATGTACCTCCTGAGGTTGCAGAACTTACCCGGAAAAAGACCGTAACAGCATTTACCGATGGTGACAGGGGAGGCAAACTCATTATCAAGGAACTGCTGCAGGTAGCAGATATCGATTATGTGGCACGTGCCCCCGATGGTAAAACTGTTGAAGACCTTGTACAACGGGAAATCATACGTGCCCTTCGCCAGAAAGTACCGGTAGAACAGGCCATGGAAGCCTATTCTATCGATAAACCAGCTGAAAAAACCACAACACCCAGCTCTTCAGGTCCGAAAAAGGGTGGTCGTATTGCCAGGGTTCCAAAACGTGAGAAAAGGGTCAAACCTGATCGTGCCAGGAATCCCGCTGCCAAAATGAAAAAGATTGCCGAGCCACCTATCAAAAAAGAAAAGCCCAAACCTTCCAGTACAAAACCTGCAACATCGCAACATCCTGTTCTGAAACGTTTAAGTTCTCATTCGGAATCTCTTGCAGGTACTCTTGGGGCACGCCTGCTTGATCAGGATGATAAGGTTGTCAATGAAACACCTGTACGTGATCTTGTGAATACGCTGAAGAATTCAGAAGATAATGTGAAAAGTGTAGTGTTTGATGGTGTTGTTACCCAGCGTATACTGGACATAGCATCCAATAAAGGGATCGATACCCTGATCGGCGTGAAAAAGGGCAATATAACCAAAAGTCCTGCAAACGTAAAGGTTTACACATCTGCCTGA
- a CDS encoding ArsR/SmtB family transcription factor, which produces MENDDNTEKVLVLPLNEDSRKITQTLSNEKSLKILELLAKQPMSATSIAEELDMPLTTIKYNLDGLLECELIQVKETKWSRKGREIKIYEPMQKMIVVIPGSNKTDRSSILGMLRKYVAMAGAALFAALGIEYLRNFEPLGQTMPPATPAVMSEMPDSNASNDTTLFAAEAPANATTEAARAAGESAGAGEASSLIPADFLSHIGVWFFFGCLFIIAVLALWEIYNRKKV; this is translated from the coding sequence ATGGAAAACGATGACAATACGGAAAAAGTATTGGTTTTACCTTTAAACGAAGATTCACGTAAAATCACCCAGACCCTTTCCAATGAGAAATCCCTGAAGATCCTGGAACTGCTCGCAAAACAACCCATGTCTGCAACTTCGATAGCCGAAGAGCTTGATATGCCTCTTACCACTATCAAGTACAATCTGGATGGCTTGTTGGAATGCGAGCTCATACAGGTAAAGGAGACCAAATGGAGTCGCAAGGGCAGGGAGATCAAGATATACGAACCCATGCAAAAAATGATCGTGGTAATTCCGGGTAGCAACAAAACCGATCGATCCAGTATCCTCGGCATGCTGCGCAAATACGTGGCAATGGCAGGAGCGGCCCTTTTTGCAGCATTGGGTATTGAATATCTCAGGAATTTTGAACCTCTGGGACAGACCATGCCACCAGCTACCCCTGCGGTGATGTCTGAGATGCCGGATAGCAATGCCAGCAACGATACAACCCTTTTTGCTGCCGAAGCTCCTGCAAACGCGACTACAGAAGCTGCCAGGGCAGCCGGTGAATCTGCAGGTGCAGGAGAGGCCAGCAGTCTGATACCTGCGGATTTCCTGTCTCATATAGGCGTATGGTTCTTCTTCGGATGTCTGTTTATAATAGCAGTACTTGCTTTGTGGGAAATTTATAATAGGAAAAAGGTATAA
- a CDS encoding M24 family metallopeptidase, producing MKQTNNFPDVTAALAKNRCEAYLIVADSSNADMYFATKFLAGDPFCYIQTRNARDMMLISDMEKSRAQKESRIEEIVPLRFCDYKKRLKETADPGRAYGECIGQLLQNEGVRHVAVPRDFPVYTAQVLKEMGFTVNPIQSPLRKLREVKEKGEVNLIRQVQQANEEAMQAAIAAIKTAEIDDNKLFLDGQPLTASRVRRIIEHCLLDHDCRAHGTIVACGKGAADPHWHGEGPLLANEPIVIDIFPQHKLHHYCGDMTRTVTRGETTEQLQQMYDAVLAAQETALGMLKPGVAANDVHQAVCDVFEEKGYSTDAEKGEGYIHSTGHGVGLEVHEAPSIGLREIPLQPGNIVTIEPGLYYPQIGGIRLEDLVLITEHSYENLNTFEKEFVL from the coding sequence ATGAAGCAGACAAACAATTTTCCGGACGTTACTGCAGCCCTTGCAAAAAATAGATGTGAAGCCTACCTCATCGTTGCCGATTCTTCCAATGCCGATATGTATTTTGCCACCAAATTCCTTGCAGGTGACCCTTTCTGTTATATCCAGACCCGCAATGCCAGGGACATGATGTTGATATCCGATATGGAGAAGAGCAGGGCTCAGAAGGAAAGCAGGATCGAGGAGATCGTGCCTTTGAGGTTCTGCGATTATAAAAAACGCCTAAAGGAAACAGCCGACCCGGGCAGGGCCTATGGAGAATGTATCGGGCAACTGCTGCAGAATGAAGGCGTGAGACATGTGGCAGTACCCCGGGATTTCCCCGTTTATACCGCCCAGGTGCTCAAGGAGATGGGTTTTACTGTCAATCCAATCCAGAGTCCCTTAAGAAAACTGCGTGAGGTCAAGGAAAAGGGAGAGGTCAATCTTATCAGGCAGGTCCAGCAGGCCAACGAAGAGGCAATGCAGGCAGCCATTGCAGCCATCAAGACTGCCGAAATCGATGACAACAAACTCTTCCTTGATGGTCAACCCCTGACAGCGTCGAGGGTACGCAGGATTATTGAACATTGCCTGCTTGATCATGATTGTCGAGCCCACGGAACCATTGTGGCCTGTGGCAAAGGGGCAGCCGATCCGCACTGGCATGGCGAGGGACCGCTGCTGGCAAACGAACCCATTGTGATCGACATCTTCCCGCAGCATAAATTACACCACTACTGCGGTGACATGACACGTACCGTAACCAGGGGAGAAACTACAGAACAATTACAGCAGATGTACGATGCCGTGCTTGCAGCCCAGGAAACGGCTTTGGGAATGCTTAAACCCGGTGTTGCAGCAAATGATGTACATCAGGCGGTCTGTGATGTGTTCGAAGAAAAGGGATATTCCACGGATGCCGAAAAAGGTGAAGGCTACATCCACTCCACAGGTCACGGTGTAGGACTGGAAGTGCATGAAGCACCTTCAATCGGTTTAAGGGAGATACCCCTGCAGCCGGGTAATATCGTCACCATTGAACCAGGTCTCTATTATCCACAGATCGGCGGGATACGCCTGGAAGACCTGGTCCTGATAACAGAACATAGTTATGAGAACCTGAACACTTTTGAAAAGGAATTTGTACTATAA
- a CDS encoding RNA 2'-phosphotransferase, with protein sequence MIRKCEEHGYFRGEECLKCGERGKFMLDDEHEMRLGRFVSGVLRHFPDDVGLDMDAQGWIELDAFCEAMKKRYKWAGKMRLVSLVESDPKQRYEIDNSFIRARYGHSIDVDLDYPLYDSDVLYYGVSQEEVDMLLENGIKPYRQTYIHLSNSSQRARQAASVHTDNPVILEIDAASAAKDGYEFLCANEEIVLSKEILPEYIEIADD encoded by the coding sequence ATGATCCGAAAGTGTGAAGAACACGGCTATTTCCGTGGTGAGGAATGCCTCAAGTGCGGGGAAAGAGGTAAATTTATGCTCGATGATGAGCATGAGATGAGGCTGGGACGTTTCGTTTCCGGTGTCCTCAGGCATTTTCCGGATGATGTAGGGCTGGATATGGATGCTCAGGGCTGGATCGAGCTTGATGCTTTTTGTGAGGCAATGAAAAAACGGTATAAGTGGGCAGGCAAGATGCGTCTGGTTTCCCTTGTGGAATCTGATCCCAAACAGAGATATGAAATTGATAACTCTTTCATACGTGCCCGTTATGGGCATTCTATAGATGTGGACCTTGATTACCCCCTGTATGATTCTGATGTACTCTATTATGGTGTCAGTCAGGAAGAGGTTGATATGCTTCTGGAAAACGGTATCAAACCTTACAGGCAGACCTATATTCATCTGAGTAATTCCAGCCAGCGCGCAAGACAGGCGGCGTCGGTGCATACCGATAATCCCGTGATTCTCGAGATAGATGCAGCCAGTGCTGCAAAAGATGGATATGAATTCCTCTGTGCCAATGAGGAAATAGTACTCAGCAAAGAAATTTTACCAGAATATATAGAAATTGCAGACGACTGA
- a CDS encoding YunC family protein, with amino-acid sequence MIIEQIKMENGTAQGLKWELENASLLMIKADMGYVMCGYLNMETADKLGDIAAVVSGVDSFEDVLQASLKSVSMKALDIGIEEGMTGRQALEKMF; translated from the coding sequence ATGATAATAGAACAGATCAAAATGGAAAATGGTACAGCACAGGGTCTCAAATGGGAACTGGAAAATGCTTCCCTGCTAATGATCAAAGCCGACATGGGTTACGTGATGTGTGGCTATCTCAATATGGAAACCGCAGACAAACTGGGGGATATAGCTGCTGTGGTCAGCGGCGTGGACAGTTTTGAGGACGTACTGCAGGCATCACTGAAATCCGTGAGCATGAAAGCCCTTGATATCGGAATTGAGGAAGGGATGACCGGTAGGCAGGCTCTTGAAAAGATGTTCTGA
- a CDS encoding formate--phosphoribosylaminoimidazolecarboxamide ligase — MITKKQISDILKDYNADDLAIATVCSHSSLQIFHGARKEGLKTIGICIGEPPRFYNAYPLAKPDEFISVDSYKDIPNIAPLLRQKNAIIIPHGSFVEYMGADKFLDLEVPTFGNRAVLNWESDRTKEREWLEGAGIHMPRLVEPEDIHGPVMVKYHGAKGGRGFFIAKNYEEFLENIDESEKYTVQEFIVGTRYYLHYFYSPLKQEGYRLSNGTLEMLSMDRRVESNADEIFRLGSPKELEESNVQPTYVVTGNIPLVARESLMPKIFSLGEQVVEESLKLFGGMIGSFCLETVFTDQLEIKVFEISARIVAGTNIYTNGSPYSDFIEEGLSTGKRISQEVKLAAEQEKLEVILS, encoded by the coding sequence ATGATCACGAAAAAGCAAATTTCCGACATCCTGAAAGACTACAATGCCGATGACCTGGCGATTGCCACGGTATGTTCTCATTCTAGCCTCCAGATATTCCATGGAGCTAGGAAAGAGGGTTTAAAAACAATCGGAATTTGCATAGGTGAACCTCCCCGTTTTTATAATGCCTATCCTCTGGCCAAACCCGATGAGTTCATTTCCGTTGACAGTTACAAGGATATCCCCAATATCGCCCCCCTTTTGAGACAGAAAAACGCCATAATAATACCACATGGTTCCTTTGTGGAATATATGGGTGCCGATAAATTCCTTGATCTTGAAGTACCTACCTTTGGCAACCGTGCCGTACTTAATTGGGAATCAGACCGTACAAAAGAGAGAGAGTGGCTGGAAGGAGCAGGAATCCACATGCCCCGGCTTGTTGAACCCGAGGACATTCACGGTCCTGTAATGGTCAAATATCACGGTGCCAAAGGAGGACGTGGTTTCTTCATTGCCAAGAACTATGAGGAATTCCTGGAAAATATAGATGAAAGTGAGAAGTACACCGTGCAGGAGTTCATTGTAGGCACACGCTATTATCTACACTATTTCTATTCCCCTCTCAAGCAAGAAGGATACAGGCTCAGTAACGGAACTCTTGAAATGCTGAGTATGGACCGGCGTGTCGAATCCAATGCCGATGAGATCTTCCGTCTGGGTTCTCCTAAAGAACTCGAAGAATCAAACGTGCAGCCTACCTATGTTGTTACTGGCAATATCCCCCTGGTAGCCAGGGAATCCCTGATGCCCAAGATTTTTTCCCTCGGAGAACAGGTTGTAGAGGAATCCCTCAAACTGTTTGGTGGCATGATCGGGTCCTTCTGTCTGGAAACGGTTTTTACAGACCAGCTTGAGATCAAGGTCTTCGAGATTTCAGCCAGGATAGTAGCAGGGACCAATATATACACCAATGGTTCCCCATACTCCGATTTCATAGAGGAAGGACTATCCACAGGCAAACGTATTTCCCAGGAAGTCAAACTTGCAGCAGAGCAGGAAAAGCTGGAAGTAATCCTTTCCTGA
- the truA gene encoding tRNA pseudouridine(38-40) synthase TruA, producing the protein MRVALKIAYIGSSYRGSQVQPGVSTIEGKIFEALQSLEIIEDPSSARFVSSGRTDTGVHAMGQVVAFDTDKPKLAIPRVINSKLPGDIWAWSRAEVDSDFHPRRYAINRTYRYITPSMDADISKLRAACSILEGSHDFANFCFRDTGRSTIRRIEKIDVRLAGNLLRIDITANSFLWKMIRKIVTVLLLVGSGARDLDWLENMLDPASYEEGIKPAKPYGLILTNVNYGDSVQWVDDGYSMRRSRERIEEYLVYHQVLAEVMDQFLPKEPKAE; encoded by the coding sequence ATGAGAGTCGCTCTCAAAATCGCTTATATTGGCTCTTCATATCGTGGTTCTCAGGTGCAGCCCGGAGTATCCACCATAGAAGGGAAAATTTTTGAAGCCCTTCAGTCCCTTGAGATTATCGAGGATCCTTCCTCTGCCAGGTTTGTAAGTTCCGGGCGTACGGATACCGGGGTGCATGCTATGGGGCAGGTGGTGGCTTTTGATACTGATAAACCCAAACTTGCCATTCCCAGGGTGATCAATTCCAAATTACCCGGGGATATATGGGCGTGGTCCCGTGCTGAAGTTGACAGTGATTTTCATCCCAGAAGGTATGCCATAAATCGTACCTATCGCTACATAACACCTTCAATGGATGCTGACATTTCAAAACTAAGAGCCGCTTGCAGCATCCTTGAAGGCAGTCACGATTTTGCTAATTTTTGCTTCAGGGATACCGGGCGCAGTACTATTCGCAGAATCGAAAAGATCGATGTGAGACTTGCCGGCAACCTGCTCAGGATCGATATCACGGCCAACAGTTTCCTGTGGAAAATGATTCGTAAGATTGTAACTGTCCTGTTGCTTGTGGGCAGTGGTGCCAGAGATCTGGACTGGCTGGAAAACATGCTGGACCCTGCTTCCTATGAGGAGGGTATCAAACCAGCAAAACCCTATGGGCTTATCCTGACAAATGTGAATTATGGAGATTCGGTCCAATGGGTTGATGACGGTTACTCCATGCGTCGCTCTCGTGAAAGAATAGAAGAATATCTTGTTTATCATCAGGTGTTAGCCGAGGTAATGGACCAGTTTTTGCCCAAAGAACCAAAGGCTGAATGA
- a CDS encoding M48 family metallopeptidase, protein MMQLRIRDAVIDYDIVHRPVKYARLEFKDGMLRVIVPKGYGNAAAFIEKNTDWIYDKHLHLQRVIALAGEKRLEKKLAEPHFHSLVESIVQRLQRELEVEVRDLTFRKMKRKWASCSSNKKLVFNRHMIYLPDNLIEYIVYHELLHLIEFKHNKRFWGLVENKYPQRQKYDLELAAYWHLIKKTFY, encoded by the coding sequence ATGATGCAGTTACGTATCAGGGATGCTGTAATAGATTATGATATAGTCCACCGTCCCGTCAAATACGCGAGGCTGGAGTTCAAGGACGGAATGTTGCGGGTAATAGTTCCTAAGGGATATGGTAATGCTGCAGCTTTTATCGAGAAAAATACAGACTGGATTTACGACAAACATCTGCATTTGCAGCGAGTGATTGCTCTAGCCGGGGAAAAAAGATTGGAGAAAAAACTCGCTGAGCCTCACTTTCATAGTTTGGTGGAAAGTATTGTACAAAGGCTGCAACGTGAACTGGAAGTTGAGGTCAGGGATTTAACTTTCAGGAAAATGAAGAGGAAATGGGCCAGCTGCAGCAGTAACAAAAAACTTGTTTTTAACCGGCATATGATTTATCTGCCGGATAATCTGATAGAATATATCGTTTATCACGAGCTTTTGCATCTAATCGAGTTTAAGCACAATAAGAGATTCTGGGGTCTTGTGGAAAATAAATATCCGCAACGCCAAAAGTATGACCTGGAACTTGCAGCATACTGGCATCTAATAAAAAAGACATTTTACTGA
- a CDS encoding prenyltransferase/squalene oxidase repeat-containing protein — translation MIAFAMLLALLVSIPSGMAATEEEINDSITAGVAWLAEQQNPDGSWGIDEKVAHTGFAVLKLTDRAKELGYESPFDPEYEYSDNVTDGVAYMESQMQIVDITGDPADKNGNNESIKFSSSWGMHQSYNTAIALMAFANLHNSTYEEKVQDMTDWFIFTQNPDGGWRYTGVQEPSDNSNTGYVVLGLAYAEDAGADVGDVRVGLNDWINTIQDPVNGDADDGGSWYTASWQWVNSLKTGNLIFEMGFVGDDTDSQRMQDAVDYLERHWNDVGTGSIDDVGWKPNHYQAMYAIMKGLEYNGIETLEVDGSEVGWFDNFSDVIVDTQNPDGSWPSDPWDYGSKPILSTEWALLTLEKTTPIRVIDVSLDVKPSSCPNPINVDSKGIIPIAIAGSEDFDVTQIDPATVEIGIMDEDGNLIGVSPLRWSYEDVTCPYFPADDDPCCIENQPDGITDLTMKFKTQELVGTAGLENYAGQTLNLTVTGMTVDDLPIMGQDCVRIQKAIKKGNNK, via the coding sequence GTGATAGCTTTTGCTATGTTGTTAGCCCTGCTGGTTTCCATACCGAGTGGAATGGCTGCAACTGAAGAAGAGATAAACGATTCCATTACTGCGGGAGTGGCATGGCTTGCAGAGCAACAGAATCCTGACGGTTCATGGGGTATAGATGAAAAGGTTGCACATACCGGTTTTGCAGTTTTGAAACTTACCGATAGGGCAAAGGAACTGGGGTATGAGAGTCCGTTTGATCCCGAATATGAATATTCAGATAATGTTACTGACGGTGTGGCTTATATGGAAAGCCAGATGCAGATTGTGGATATAACTGGGGACCCGGCAGATAAGAATGGGAACAATGAATCAATTAAGTTTTCAAGTTCATGGGGAATGCATCAATCATATAATACAGCTATTGCCCTGATGGCATTTGCCAATCTTCATAATTCTACTTATGAGGAAAAAGTTCAGGATATGACTGACTGGTTCATATTTACTCAGAATCCTGATGGTGGTTGGAGGTATACTGGTGTTCAGGAACCAAGTGACAACTCCAATACAGGATACGTGGTACTTGGTCTGGCTTACGCAGAAGATGCGGGAGCTGATGTGGGTGATGTCAGGGTTGGATTGAATGATTGGATAAACACAATTCAGGATCCGGTCAATGGTGATGCTGATGATGGAGGTTCTTGGTATACAGCAAGCTGGCAGTGGGTCAATTCTCTCAAGACAGGCAACCTGATTTTTGAAATGGGTTTTGTAGGTGATGATACTGATTCTCAGAGAATGCAGGATGCTGTCGACTACCTTGAACGTCACTGGAACGATGTTGGAACAGGTTCTATAGATGATGTGGGATGGAAACCTAATCACTATCAGGCAATGTATGCAATAATGAAAGGTCTGGAATACAATGGAATTGAAACCCTGGAAGTGGATGGTTCTGAGGTTGGCTGGTTTGATAATTTCTCGGATGTAATTGTGGATACACAAAATCCAGATGGATCCTGGCCTTCAGATCCTTGGGATTACGGAAGTAAACCTATTCTTTCAACAGAGTGGGCCCTTCTGACATTGGAAAAAACCACACCTATAAGGGTAATAGATGTTAGTCTTGATGTCAAACCATCCTCCTGCCCCAATCCGATCAATGTGGACAGTAAGGGGATAATTCCAATTGCCATTGCCGGAAGTGAGGATTTTGATGTGACACAAATCGATCCTGCTACTGTCGAGATTGGTATAATGGATGAAGATGGTAACTTGATAGGTGTTTCACCTCTGCGCTGGAGTTATGAGGATGTAACCTGCCCCTACTTCCCGGCGGATGATGACCCATGCTGTATCGAGAATCAACCTGATGGTATTACTGATCTCACCATGAAGTTCAAGACACAGGAACTGGTTGGAACTGCAGGCCTTGAAAATTATGCAGGGCAAACTCTTAATCTTACTGTAACCGGAATGACTGTCGATGACCTGCCGATAATGGGTCAGGACTGTGTACGTATACAGAAAGCAATAAAGAAAGGCAATAATAAGTAA